CCATAAAAATATTTCAAGTAAACAAATGTCATTTTAGATGGGAAGGATTGCTATGATAATAAACtgatatttataaatgttataaaaagTCAATAGGTTTGGTATGGCAAATATTAGTTGGTGTGCAATAAACAATGTAGAACGTTCATATAGTGTTCACGTCAGTTCTTTCCATAATGCAAATGTATCaatgacattttaaattcaaGATCAGCATCACGAAAAGCAATAGTTCCAAAGTGAAATGTCCTACAACAACGCAGATAGTCATTTAAAAATCATGTCCTGGAACAAACAACAGCAAAAACACAAACCACAGACAAACTAACACGACTGTACCTTCGGCTGTGTACCATCAACTAAATCAACACAATTTGGTTATTTTCCAACAACCTGCGATATAATAAAGTAACTTATCACTACCTTTTATAAAGCTCTCTAAAATACTCAAAAGAACTCATTTATAAAGTGCACTATAAATACTACTGTCATCTTTACAACGTTTGGAACTGAGAATTAAAAAGTCAATTATATAAGattataaaatacacaaaaagagCATTGGCATTTACACTACTCAAAAAAGCAGAAGTATACTCTTTActtcaacagataaaaaaataaatggcacaAACTGCACAATTGATGATGTTTACGGTAACATCACTTTGCAGTCTGAAATGCCAGAACTCAGCAAGTACCTCTAAAACATCATTATAAAATTATCTATTTAGAGTTTGTCCATCGCTGCAACATACTGGTATGATACATTAACTGTGAGAATATATATTGAGAATTTGGTGGTTTGTTAGTAAATTGATAGCGGAATATATCATTAAACTCAATGAAAGGCTTTCATAACAAATTCAGGATCGTATCATACACTAAAATCTCATGATGGATCCTCGAAATGTCTAAAACAAAGACCATTTAAACCTCTGCCTTGCTGCAGGCTGTAGTCAGTTCGATGTGTGGTTATGAGGTTGTTTGCATTTATATTTCAACATTTActgaatttatatattaaaatcacAGGGAACCTTCAAAGTGAGCCTACTACTCTACTGCCTAGTATATCTATGGTAAAATCAATGTGGACATTTCCACTAAATTGAAGAGAATACTTCTCTTGAAGAAAAAGCAAAGAAGGGGACAGCACACACTAAGAGAAAGAAATCTTTGCacattcacaaataaaaaataaaacacatgtatGTCATGTTCTGCACAATTTGCTCCACAAGCACCCATTGATCAAGGGAGACCAAGAGATTTACATTTCACATAAATCTTTTCTGATACAACTGTCAGCAGATAAATAAATTACATCCAAATACAGTCACGCATGATATACAGTGGCTCTCTGACGGGAGGCTGAAGGTTGTCTATGTAACCTTGGGTGTCTCGGGCCGGTGATCTTTCCGCTCGGACGTGTTGCGTTTGACTTTGGCGGCAGCCGGCTGAGACTCCTGGTTCAGGGAGGGGCTGGACTGAGATTTCTTCAGCGCTGCGTCTCCATCCCTGGGCATCAACACCTCTTTCACTCCCTCTTTAAGAAGCTTCACGTACATCTCGTAACGGCTCTCCTGCAGAGAGGAATTCACAACACATTACACTTCTTATCTTTTCAATAGCAGCAACTCTTGTACTACCGTTCAGCCAGAAAAGGAGAAAGTTTAAACAAAACTTCTGCTCCAAACCCTAGTGCGCTACTTCCTCACTGTCTACCGCCTAAGGTAGCATCCAAACTGAAATGGAATCTTACAAGTTACTGATTTGAAACATTTAATTGTAGCTTAtcctggccaagaactgcccacttagacagggAGAGCCAcctgacatgtaaagtgaccaatcacagttgGTTTTGTTTTTGCATGCTGTTTAAGGGTGTGTTAAATCTGAGATATGTTATACCTCCACAGAATACCggcatggaaaaaataaatgtatctaatGCTTTTGTCTTTGCCTTTGTCGCCTGTTGTGTGCATCGCATGGCATTTGCCTCGCTGATGTACGctcaggtttcgtttagtgtGAAAATGCATGACATCACTTTGTTTGGCGTTGCTATGCATTCTCTCATTTGTTTGTTGGTTAGTATGGGCGTATATTGCCTTTATGTTTTGGCGATGTGTGCTCATGCCATTCTGGTGTtatgttgtcttgtgagagcacgtggttttgttttgtttctgtatcggcGTGTGTCTCTCTGTTTTATGTCATatcccgcctccttgtttgcttattattagttaatttgccttTCTGGGGTGTCGGAGTGTTGTTTGCAGTTACAAAAGTTTGTGTGCTTCAATTCACTCAGAGTCCTCCTCACTTGTATGGGATTATTTCCTTTGCCATGGCAGTGTAGGAGTTGCCAGTTTTGGAGCAGGAAGTTCAACCTCTTTCCTGCAATGGAACAATAGAGGAGATTCCTCCCAAGTAGACACTGTGTGGCTTTTACAgctgaaaagtaaaaaaacagcaTCTTGTGCTATTGTAGAGGCTGAATCGGACACTGAGGACGTTTCACTTCAAGATGGTCAATCAAAAACATATTCTTACGCATATCAGTCTGGAGACTGTTTTGTGAATGGGAACCAAAAGGATGCACACTTCCAGGTCCAGATTGCTCCTTGTCACATGTGATTTCTCTGATTTGCCTTCAGAGGACGACGACATCAGTTTTGGGTCTTTAGCCGCAACTAAGGCTAAGTTGTGTCTCTGAATTACCTGAACTGGCTGATTTAGGCTCGCTTGAAGGAGTTGGCTATGGCCCACAGAGAAGTGGCCTTCGAGCAACTATTATGCATCCCCTCACATAAGGTTCCTGTTCTAAGTGCTATGCAAGGTTGAGGAAGGACAAGGAGACTATAGGAGATATTCTATTGGTGGCACTACTGTGGCCCAACCAATTGTAATTTCTGGACCTGTTTGCATTGATGCACTTCCTTGGGAGACTTCCACAGGAGGGACCTAGTCTATCAAGTTTGACACCTGCAGACAGGTCCTTATAGTATGACAAGTATTGACACCTTCTTTTGTATGTTTGAGCACACTCTCTCATAAGAAAGTGTTGCTGTTCGCGCTAGCTTGGGTGAAGTGCATTGGTGACTTACAGACCTTGACTTGTTTGACAAAAAGAATGCCCTGTTAGAGCATTGAATGATTAGGTTGATCACATGCATGAATGGTGTAAGACCCATCAACTGTTTATATCTTTTTGTGACCACGCAAAAACTCTGGCCATCTCCAAACAATAGCCTGCATGTTGAGGCGAACATGCAGGCTATTGAGGCACATTGGTTGCCTTGCCTGATAAAAGCACAATCTAACAGAATAGTGAATAATTCTTGGGCTTGATCTAAGGGTGTCTCTTTGGAAGACATTAATGTGGCCACTGGCCacacctttgccagattttacagtTTGGATGTTTCTTCCCTAGCTTCCCAGGTGTTAACTGTGAAAGGGGTTGTGTTTCAGTTTGGAGTGGGGCATTCACTATGCTAATTGGCTAGTTGTCCTGGCAGCAAGCAGTAGTCTGGCATGGTCGCATTATGTTCCCTTAGCATCAGCTATTGACACAGCGTTGAAGTGACCCAGTTCCCTGAATAAGGGAACAAGACTCTGCAAACATtgccacactaatatgttttttccTGCCAGGGAAATTCGCCCATTAGCAGAAGAGAGTAAAATCACGCTGGGCTCCGGTTATGACCTAATTTATGCACACTTAGAGATACGTGCCTATGGGGTGGAGCTCAATCACCATCTGGCAATAAGTTGCGCAACTTCTATATGGGCTTGAGTAATCTCCACTCCTAGTGGAGTTCAAATAGTGTTGGCTACTGACACAGTGTTCTGTTCCCTTATTTAGGTTCCAAGGGTTAAATCCATACcctttattgcttttataaaaatgtaatgggaCACAAAAGTGTAGCCTAATTGTGGAAAGTGCAAGACATTTGCTGAgtttatacatatattatgatttataTATTATGGCTGCTTACAGAAAAATTATGGCTAGTTTAAAATAACTCAAATGcattcaaaatattatttgaaatcaCTGAGAAGAGCACAGAGATGAGCATGGTTATTTTCATCttttatacaatatattgttttaagtTGTCAAAGAAATGCAGGACACAGTATGTAATATAGCATACTGTATAATTCTCTTCCTGTGACCTCAACTATCAATCAAGCTGGAAAATGAACCAGGCTTCAGCAAACCCATTTCCATAAATTCTCTAAGTTCATCACTGACAGTGCAAATGAGAAAATGTCAAGTACTATGAATGTgagtccctgtgtgtgtgtgtgtgtcagtatatGCTGATGTGAGAGGAAAATTTCGGTTTAAGACTCGGTTTAAAGCTGCTGTATTGTGTTTCTGGCCTCATAAAAAGCAATTGCTCCTACCTCAAATTCCAGGTAGTGCTCTTTCAAGCGGTACTCATCTATCTCTTTGGCTTTGACCTTCTTATCTGGAGGGTAGGATCTGTGCTCTGCAAGCTCTGTGGAGACGTGCTTCAGCTTGGTCTCATGGGATTTCAGTTGCTCTTCCtgcagtaaaacaaaaacactgaattAACACCACAAAACATTCAGCTTCTTTTCCAGTAATACAACAaatactagggctgggtattgatacagatttaacAATTCGATTAGATTCTGATttacaagctctcgattcaattGCTTACAAtttaaagaaattctctcccagctaatgctgttcactatacaggggaccttctaactgtCGGTGAGtgatgactactaactgcagGCTTTGCAagccatacatcacttcagtccactatgatggacttcacagaggataaaCTACTGCCAACTCCAATCGTAAAACATGGGGTACTTCACTGGCCACTGCCTGAATCTTGGACTTAGACTGGAAATGAACTGCCACAAGCTTCCAGCCACACTGCGATACCCCTCACTGACCTTTGCCTTCATCATCTTGGTCAAAGGATGGGCTACATTGTCTTAAAATTGAAcacatatacaataaatgaacagccaactaaagccttcatcagccaaataagaAAGGCCAAAGCATCTACATGCACTTCCACAGTCAATTAGGGATGGAATTCCAAGactttgtcattaatcttacagttcatacaaaatcttttagCTTAAATATTGTCCACAAACATCTTCTCAGTTTACTAATTTGAAAccatgacttgtattacacatagacAACTAATTATATTCATGctttttagccagaggggaactctGTGGGAAGGGTCTGTAAATGAGCACATCATTTCGGCCTACTTGCATTGAAGAGCGTTGCGCAGAGTGAAAAATCTCAGCATTTAAGAATCAGTATCgtgattgttcaaatgaagattgcgatgcatcgaaaaatcactatttttacCCAGTCCAAACAAATACACAGAATTTACAGCAGAAAAACTTTCAGATGGACACAAAGCATTTAACTACTCctgtaaaaaatcttaaaattaatagttcaacaaaaactttaatgctgtcatcatttactcacatcatGCTATTTACAAacccgcatgactttctttttgccGTGAAACACATAAGATGTTAACAGAATGTTGTcaatgctcttttccattcaattatTCAAACTTGGGCTTTTGTAATAAGTTATGACTAAAGTGAGCCACGCAAGAACCAATGGCGCTTGGCATCACTTACATCAAACCTTAAGCCTAAAGTGAAACATCTTGACATGCCATTTAAGTAAGCAAGGCTGAtattaaggccacatccacactaatccaaaagtaaaaaaacaacaactatttcTTATTTTATAATGCCATCATTTTGCAAAGTATATTGTAATGGAGAGTGTTtttgaaatgctcagttttttgTGGAGGGAAATGTTTCTGAAAATAGATTAGTGTGGAAATACCAGCACTCTTGGAAACAATTTCAAGGACTGGAACAAAACTGTGTCTAAATTTGaatgaagacaaacacacacacagaaattgaTGACGGAAGGAAAGATTATCAGAGAATAACAACTTAACCTCTTAAACCCGGAGCGACCCGATAGGGTCTTTAGGGGGTActgatcacacaaaaaaaaccaattataataatgatgGTATTACTCaacaaccacttgcttgatctgcaCAAAACAGGTGTCATAATAAAGCTTAGACTCTTTACAATGAATATAGCTGATCTGACCTATTCAAAAATACTGCTTTTAAATTTGCTGATAAAGACTATTATACTCTGCAGGATTTTAGGGCTGCCACCTGAACATttttacacttaaattaaaagctCCCTATTCCCACATACAATGGACAAATTTCATAAAACTGGTCTAATTTTATAGATAACTTAAGAAATGGTTGCAATAATTAAGAAATAACATTGTATATGTTTGCAATTTTATGataaacaatgtttttggaaaaaaataaaataaatgtatgtctaAAGCAGCCTTTCTCAAAGTGGGTGCCGCGGCACACTGGGGTGCCCCCTGACTGTGTCAGGGGTGCCGCCAAAAAATTACGTAggctaaaaaattttttttttttaaaaatctgacatttcatatataaatatatttgaatttacataaatacattcttcttctttttaaacatatgaacgtattaataaaattgtaaattcatttcagatatatatatatatatatatatatatatatatatatatatatatatatataaaattaaccatAAAAATCCGTCTCACAAGACCGaagcaagacacacacacaacttgacgCAAGTGACGCAACCCATAGCAACGCGTTATAGCAACAACACATCAGACTGAcagaaacttaaaaataaacgTGAATTTAGGCCACTTTTAGtatctctggtgcattttttaacatgcatctttttcttatcgtattgtatatatatttttttcatgtctgcccctttttatttcattttaactgCATCCTGCACTTCATTTTAGTTCTCCTGGTCTGGATTTGTTGTTGGGTTCTTGTATTGGGTGGTCCACCTCTTACGGTTTTATGGCATTTGTGTCtctgattaattattttgtgaattactttgcaaacctgtgtttttaaaggtgctataaagttgttattattattgttattgttatttacagttcgtattatgctctgttcattactgttctgtctaaataaacaagacatttgcatttacatttgggttatgcagtgtttttaaattatattttacactggggtgccttgagattttatgcacttttgaaaggtgccctgactgaaaaaagtttgagaaaggcTGGTCTAAAGCATAAAATGGAATCATTTTAGATCTGTGTCCTCTGCTTTCAAGcaaaaagtctcattttattccactggaTTCTACTTCTAGCAAGGACTAGAAAAATATTTTCCTGTCTAATACCATCCATCACATTATACTGAtatgaaatgtaggtggtgctcaaacgcattttagccctcacccATAGACAATTCCTCATCCTCCcctgtaggctcactgggggtaaTGCATACTAGAAAAGATtacatttacataagtattcacagtctttgctcaaaactttgttgaagcacttttttggcacaaattacagcctcaagtcttcttgagtatgatgctacaagcttggcacacctatatttgggcagtttctcccattcttctttgcaggacctctcaagctccatcccatgcacagccattttcagatctctccagagatgttcaatcgggttcaagtctgggctctggctgggccactcaaggacattcacagagttgtcccgtagccactcctttgttatcttggctgtgtgcttagggtcgttgtcctgttggaagatgaaccttcaccccagtctgaggtccagagcgctctggagcaggttttcatcaaggatatctctgtacattgctgcattcatctttcccttgatcctgactagtctcccagttcctgccgctgaaaaacatccccacagcatgatgatgccaccaccatgcttcactgtagggatggtattggccaggtgatgagcggtgcctggtttcaatctttgtttcatcagaccagagaattttgtttctcatggtctgagagtccttcaggtgcctttaggcaaactccaggcgggctgtcatgtgccttttactgaggagtggcttccatctggcctcTCTactatacaggcctgattggtggagtgctgcagagattgttgttcttctggaaggttctcctctctccacagagaaatgctggagctctgtcagagtgaccatcgggttcttggtcacctccctgactaaagcccttctcccctgatcgctcagtttggttgggcggccagctctaggaagagtcctggtggtgcactgtgctcattgggaccttcaatgcagcagaaatgtttctgtacccttccccagatctttgcctcgatacaatcctgtctcggaggtctacagacaattccttggactgttaactgtgggaccttatgtaGACaggtccaatcaactgaatttacaacaggtggactccaatcaatttgtagaaacatctcaaggatgatcagtgaaaacaggatgcacctgagctcaattttaagtgtcatggcaaaggctgtgaatacttatgtacatgtgatttttttaaaaatttttatttgtaataaatttgcaaagatttcaaacaaacttctttcacattgtcattattcagtattgtttgtagaattttgaggaaaataatgaatttgatccattttggaataaggctataacataacaaaacatggaAAAAGTAAAgcattgtgaatactttccgtatgtactctgtctaaagaaagcttaaaatgtctacttttaaataaaaccaaaaggtgtggtggtggcatagtgtctaaagcacataactggtaatcagaaggtcgctggttcgatccccacagccaccaccattgtgtacttgagcaaggcacttaactccaggttgctccggggggattgtcccggtaataagtgcactataagtcgctttggataaaagcgtctgccaaatgcataaatgtaaaacaattcaaatttaaaacaaatattctcctgcaatgtaatctgtatgaaacaaagccatgtacagtttctcctggctcagctaattatccttAATTTGATCACACCCACGGGTAGAGGGCACTATTCACACGGTAaggtgctgaggcgatcaatgcaaattgtcacattcctcagtgataggcccagaggaTTGGCCTTTGTCTCAGGTGTGAAcaacatcaatattcatgatagttcacacctcctcgaatatgacctttctaacactaaaagtgtcttacaaaagttaaatgactaaatagttttgtttgaatgagtgatcaggatggttttcacataattttgtagcaaacacTGTAGGCTACAAAATCCAGTTATCAAAAGTAAATATGCTTACATATGCTTACAAATAAAAGTCCACCTTGGGAAACATGGTTCTAAACGCTAtaattttggattgctttgtcataatttttttctggtatagatcaaatgtttttagaacaacaccaaagtaattattttttactAGACTAAAAGGTATAATGTCAAAGGAGTTTAGGTGTTTTGTCAGCAGTGTTGTAGCATAAGAGTCTCTGAGTAGAATCCAAATATTTTATACCAACCTGAGACATTCGGGTGGTGGTTGCCGGCAGCAGTGGGCGGCTGAATTTTTTCTGTGAGCCAATGGCAGCAGGGAATGATGGTGCGGAAAACATGGCCGCCACTGAGTTGATGATTCTGATCCAGGACTCCATCTCATCAGGACTCCTACAAAGAGACATTTTACATGTTCAGATAAGGAAACTGGAAAACACTTTCTCAATCTAGTAGCTGATTTAAGGAAACCTTTGAGAGTTAAAGCACATGTGTTTGTTATATCAATCCGCCTGGAAACAagaaacttgtttgaaacaaataACGCTTTTGGGTATGAAATGATCACTGTATCTCTTTAAAAACCATTCAGTTTTGTTGGAAGCACTAAATAGCAAGTTAACTAGATATCCAAGAGCAGAACGACAGAGATACatctgtaaaataataaattctgATCACAAAATATCTACATTTACCAAATGTTTCTGCCATTCTACTTGTGGAGACAGTTGCgtcattatataatatatacatatatcaatatatacgtatatatacgtatatatattttttaagccaGCCTAATATTATGGTATAATCCATTTGAGATAAAcacgtaaaacattttttttactgtggttaATCACTTTACATGTCAATGAGACATTCTCTTCCTGTCTAATAAACAGCAATACACACCAGACTTTATGCCGTTGAGTTAAAGGTCTGACTGCGTGAGACTACACTCACTAAAGGATGGAACCAAACACTCTTAATTACAAGATCTTCTCTCAGCATACTGGATGAAGAAGAAATAAAGGTCTGCAGCCAGGCAAATCGGAGAGATAAGTGTGTTTTAATTGAGCTTGAACTCAGGCATGAAATTAGATTTTGAGTTGTGGGTAGGTCCAGTGTATGTGACGCCAGGCATGTGATGACTGCATAGGGCGCTTACTGGGCCTGGAAGAGGAACACTCTCCAGTCAGCAGTCTTGAGCTTCAGAACGTTGGGTTTCTTCTCATAGTCCATGGCTTTGATGGCTAGAGCATGATGCATACTGATTGCGTTCTTTAGATCGTCCTCTGATAGAGCTTTTTCCGGCTTATACTCATCctgcaggacacacacacacacacacaataaacaacatatgaGCTGTTAGAATCAACTAACAGACAATCCTAATACAGCACTGTACAGGGCGAAGCTGTGTTCAGAATGAAATACTAGCTAACTACTAACAGTGGTATGCTACATACCGTTTAATGTGGTGTTCAGTTATCTAAATCAGTGGTTCCTAAACTTTTTAAAACTATGGCACCACTTATTTTTATGCAAAATTtctaatcatatttaatcaaactacaaaatTATGTCTCTAAGActttacattttctgttaatgcatgatcttctgtaaagctgctttgtgtgtgcttttgatgtgtgttgtgaaaagcgctatacaaatacaaatgacttgacttttaTAGTGTGTACCAACCCCCcaccactgtaaaataaataaatatgctttaaaataccttttttaattattattaatattaacaattttaattaaaaacaatgtagCTATCAAGCtttttaagtaataatttaaatgtcagtaataaaataaagggactttattaaataaaataaaagactatttttctctttctctttttcaatCCGATTCTGATACCTGAAACCTCAGTATTAGCTGATACCGATCCGATACTAGTGTTGTTTTTTATTATCAGTGTAGAATATCTGTACTTCACTGTGCGGTACTAATTGGGGGTActcttttatatgtaaaaaacatACTCCTCTAACTacatattatttcaatataaatgcatttattttgaattattctactggataatgcagcagcaaaattaacagtaattccagtcgaAGTCTTCAATGGAAAAGAAGCCAGTTCTCTTTGCAcatttttttcaacatttatcttgattttaaaggattcagatctcttttttgttaacTTCAGTTGTAAGATATcggtccacttttcattcacaattATTTTCTGGAACACACTCAACTCAAAAATTGttgtcatttataaaaaaataataatggtgataatacattattattattattatttacttttaaaatgtaaaaatacaacagtaatatattacagtcatgcacctttaactataaaaccctctggcttttatttagATGGTCAGAACACACCAGGAAGTCTTGTAACTTTGTCTGAATGTAAATCACTTCTTATTAAAAATCTGGTGAAATGCACCTCCGCTGCCTTTCTTAATGCATGTTA
The sequence above is drawn from the Xyrauchen texanus isolate HMW12.3.18 chromosome 43, RBS_HiC_50CHRs, whole genome shotgun sequence genome and encodes:
- the LOC127635642 gene encoding PH and SEC7 domain-containing protein 3-like isoform X6 gives rise to the protein MIGVNSVQGTGKVRMRASGSVKYGREESLRRQPQHRSKSLKVSNSADFNMGPPKKDKSLYNSIKNEKLEWAVDGDELKKSLSELADKNNHAHMKSISRISSGSNPFLDITHDPNAAVYKTGFLTRKIHADMDGKKTPRGKRGWKTFYAVLKGMILYLQKDEYKPEKALSEDDLKNAISMHHALAIKAMDYEKKPNVLKLKTADWRVFLFQAQSPDEMESWIRIINSVAAMFSAPSFPAAIGSQKKFSRPLLPATTTRMSQEEQLKSHETKLKHVSTELAEHRSYPPDKKVKAKEIDEYRLKEHYLEFEESRYEMYVKLLKEGVKEVLMPRDGDAALKKSQSSPSLNQESQPAAAKVKRNTSERKDHRPETPKVT